Proteins from a genomic interval of Watersipora subatra chromosome 10, tzWatSuba1.1, whole genome shotgun sequence:
- the LOC137406616 gene encoding protein diaphanous homolog 2-like isoform X2, with amino-acid sequence MDNSRRESKLTGFPSLAANVKRNHSFLKFGGKKGKRESKVKSNYEVPGADDADLQKQIKEMSDREVEERFEEMLTDMNLMDEAKRAPLRKKPMGEKRTMLAMQYRGAAIQKSSANIENPASFVHELTNRDLTSKQRFELMTQLRVSLTSNTVTWVMEFGKDGLESILDNLNTCLQATSERKSATECVRCLKAFTNSKYGLKLVLGHETALTILARAIDIRDEVTMLETVKLMAAVCLVPPLGHSKVLEGITDLNELRQNDERFAAIVKGMTHNNINMRVACLQLTNAIISTPDDLDFRIHLRNEFWRAGIIDIVESLEKDENEAVKVQSNILLSHKDDDADDFSQRTENIRAEFDDSEDCFHLISNSIAHTTTESYFLSILQHLMYIREDPFVRLQYYKLIEECITQIVLHKSGADPDFRYTKRFNIDVDPLIGNIMEKTKEEGIRGGVERGKLEEALTAKQESEAKVSALELKNRELSMDLADLKKKMNDSIAASISDSLSRPGGIPPPPGVIPPPPGGIPPPPGGIPPPPPPPGGIPPPPPGGIPPPPPPPGGIPPPPPGMGPPAPPPPPGMGPPPPPPPPGMGPPPPPGMGPPGPPPPPGMGPPGPPPPGMMGFAARKPANALPSYIKPKKKYVLEQPTKRANWNPIKPQDVGEDAFWAQANEERLGDDDMFATLNSRFSSKPPPSAAKNKTEKVEEGDASSVKNSEGTKKPSKKNKQLRILDGKSGQGLSILLGSVKAPYKELRRRILAVDEQLLTQTLIEQLVKILPEASVMKSIGELEGEFENLAEPEQFCVVMSSVKRLHPRLNSILFKMRFNDLVDDIKPDIVAATAACEEVKQSGKFKKLLELVLLIGNYMNAGSKKEQSIGFEMNFLTKLENTKSQDQKQTLLHFLAQIVEEKFPDVLDYENELIHVDQAARVSDEILAKNISQMSKSLKQLEIDIKNVENQKADTADPDDKFAQVMSAFIDEAREQFSVLQQMYEKMQDLYRHISKFYVFDMKKYTLDEFFGDIKAFKEKFYMAVKQNRTLRETEEKIKRIKEAKEKAESDKKAKMARKKQLIDLSKDDDDQEGVMDNLLDALQKGTAFNLREGGRKRTPRTTGAERRAQLQKSRSKGQLVENSRELDSNAISTETPRRPDRRKNTRPADSMMPEEFEGKADDLMNRLNAL; translated from the exons ATGGATAACAGCAGGAGAGAAAGTAAGCTCACTGGGTTTCCCAGTCTAGCTGCAAACGTTAAACGTAATCATTCATTT TTGAAGTTTGGAGGGAAGAAAGGAAAGAGGGAAAGCAAGGTGAAGTCTAATTATGAAGTCCCGGGAGCTGATGATGCAGACCTCCAAAAGCAGATTAAGGAGATGTCTGACAGAGAG GTTGAAGAAAGGTTTGAGGAAATGCTTACTGACATGAACTTAATGGACGAGGCAAAAAGAGCCCCACTCAGGAAGAAACCCATGGGAGAGAAGCGCACAATGCTTGCCATGCAGTACAGGGGTGCTGCCATACAG AAAAGTAGTGCTAACATAGAAAACCCAGCCTCATTCGTGCATGAGTTGACCAATAGAGACCTGACAAGTAAGCAGCGGTTCGAGCTGATGACCCAGCTGAGAGTTTCCCTGACTAGCAACACCGTAACCTGGGTCATGGAATTTGGTAAAGACGGTTTAGAATCAATTCTTGACAACCTCAACACTTGTCTCCAGGC AACGTCTGAGAGGAAGAGCGCTACCGAATGTGTTCGATGTCTCAAGGCCTTCACCAACAGTAAGTACGGCCTCAAGCTCGTGCTTGGCCATGAGACCGCACTTACTATACTCGCTCGAGCTATAGACATCAGGGATGAAGTTACAATGTTGGAGACAGTAAAGTTGATGGCTGCTGTGTGTCTAGTGCCACCACTTGG GCATAGCAAGGTGCTTGAAGGCATTACAGACTTAAATGAACTCCGACAGAATGATGAGCGATTTGCAGCCATTGTCAAAGGAATGACTCACAACAATATCAACATGCGGGTAGCATGCTTGCAGCTTACCAATGCTATCATATCTACTCCAGACGATCTTGATTTCAGAATACACCTGCGAAATGAGTTTTGGCGAGCAGGCATCATTGACATTGTCGAG TCTCTTGAGAAGGATGAGAACGAAGCTGTGAAAGTGCAATCAAATATTCTACTTAGTCACAAAGACGATGATGCGGATGATTTCTCGCAGCGTACGGAAAATATCAGGGCGGAGTTTGATGACAGCGAGGACTGTTTTCATCTCATTTCGAACAGTATAGCTCACACAACAACGGAGTCCTATTTCCTGTCCATCCTGCAGCATCTCATGTATATTAGGGAGGACCCTTTTGTTAG GTTACAGTACTATAAACTAATAGAGGAATGCATAACACAAATTGTTCTACACAAGAGTGGAGCGGATCCTGATTTTAGATACACAAAAAGATTTAATATTGATGTCGACCCACTCATTG GCAACATAATGGAGAAGACCAAGGAAGAGGGAATACGAGGTGGGGTGGAGAGAGGAAAGTTGGAGGAAGCTCTTACTGCTAAGCAGGAGTCTGAGGCTAAAGTCTCGGCCTTAGAGCTTAAAAATAGGGAATTGAGTATGGACTTGGCGGATCTTAAAAAGAAG ATGAATGACAGCATTGCTGCCTCTATCAGTGACTCACTCTCCCGTCCTGGTG GTATCCCACCACCACCTGGAGTTATTCCTCCACCACCTGGAGGTATCCCACCACCACCTGGAGGTATCCCACCACCACCACCACCCCCTGGAGGGATTCCCCCGCCACCACCTGGAGGTATTCCACCACCACCACCGCCCCCTGGAGGGATTCCCCCTCCACCACCTGGAATGGGTCCTCCTGCCCCTCCTCCGCCTCCCGGAATGGGTCCTCCTCCCCCTCCTCCACCTCCTGGAATGGGCCCACCACCTCCTCCTGGAATGGGGCCTCCTGGGCCACCACCTCCTCCTGGAATGGGGCCACCTGGCCCACCACCACCTGGCATGATGGGTTTTGCTGCAAGAAAACCTGCAAATGCTCTTCCTTCGTATATCAAGCCTAAAAAGAAGTATGTTCTGGAACAGCCTACAAAGCGTGCTAACTGGAATCCA ATAAAACCTCAGGATGTGGGTGAAGATGCATTTTGGGCTCAGGCTAATGAAGAACGTCTGGGAGATGATGACATGTTTGCCACTTTGAATTCTCGATTCTCAAGTAAACCTCCTCCCA GTGCTGCCAAGAACAAGACTG AAAAAGTCGAGGAAGGTGATGCCTCGTCTGTTAAGAACTCGGAGGGCACCAAGAAGCCATCGAAGAAGAACAAGCAGCTGAGGATTCTGGATGGAAAGTCTGGACAAGGGCTCTCTATTCTGCTCGGCTCA GTAAAAGCTCCATATAAGGAATTACGCAGGAGAATCCTCGCTGTTGACGAGCAGCTTCTAACTCAAACTCTCATTGAGCAGCTTGTGAAAATTCTACCTGAAGCAA GTGTGATGAAGAGTATTGGTGAACTAGAGGGGGAATTCGAAAATCTTGCCGAACCTGAGCAATTCTGTGTAGTTATGTCATCTGTTAAACGTCTCCATCCGCGTCTCAACTCTATTCTCTTCAAGATGAGATTCAACGATCTCGTTGATGATATTAAACCT GATATTGTGGCAGCGACAGCGGCCTGCGAAGAAGTAAAACAGAGTGGCAAGTTTAAGAAGCTTCTAGAACTCGTCTTGTTGATAGGCAACTACATGAACGCTGGATCAAAGAAAGAACAATCTATAGGTTTCGAGATGAACTTTCTCACTAAG TTAGAAAACACCAAATCTCAAGACCAAAAACAGACACTCTTGCACTTTCTCGCGCAAATAGTGGAGGAGAAGTTTCCAGATGTTCTCGACTACGAGAATGAACTGATCCATGTGGATCAGGCTGCCAGAG TTTCTGATGAAATCCTCGCTAAAAACATCTCTCAAATGTCAAAGTCTCTCAAGCAACTCGAGATTGACATTAAGAATGTTGAAAATCAAAAAGCTGATACGGCCGATCCTGATGACAAGTTTGCTCAAGTTATGTCAGCGTTTATTGATGAA GCCAGGGAACAGTTCTCAGTGCTGCAGCAAATGTATGAGAAGATGCAGGACCTCTATAGGCATATCTCCAAGTTCTATGTGTTTGACATGAAGAAGTACACTCTCGATGAGTTCTTTGGGGATATCAAAGCTTTCAAGGAGaagttttat ATGGCGGTCAAGCAAAATAGGACGCTGCGTGAGACTGAGGAGAAAATCAAGCGGATTAAAGAGGCTAAAGAGAAGGCGGAGTCGGACAAGAAGGCAAAGATGGCGCGGAAAAAGCAGCTCATTGACCTCTCCAAGGATGATGATGATCAG GAGGGAGTTATGGACAACCTTTTAGACGCCCTACAGAAAGGAACGGCATTTAATTTACGAGAAGGTGGTAGGAAACGCACTCCGAGAACCACGGGAG CTGAGAGACGAGCTCAGCTACAAAAGAGCAGGTCAAAAGGGCAGCTCGTAGAGAATAGTCGAGAGTTGGATAGTAACGCTATTTCTACGGAGACTCCTCGTCGTCCCGACAGGAGGAAAAATACAAGACCTG CTGACAGCATGATGCCAGAAGAGTTCGAAGGTAAAGCTGATGACCTAATGAACCGACTGAACGCTTTATGA